The genomic window tgagaacaaatttgaacttgggtctttgtAACTCCAGAAGTGCGCTATACACTGCTTCTGGctattttcaaagactttttttttcctttgtgatttcATCGACAAAGAGAATTCCCAAAAAAGGATATCCTCCAAGTTATGCTTGCTTAGCAATTGTCCCACAATTCATAATCTTAGACTGCTGCCTGGAACACTTGACAATTTGAATGACTTGTGCAGCTCCCGCCCAGTAGGCATCAGAACTTGGCTTCATCTTCTGATGTCCTCTCTCCGTCTCCTATTCCATATGGCCTCTCTTCTGAGATTTACCTACTCATTTGTAAATGGTTTATGACCTGCCTGAGTCAGTGAAAGGAGCTGCCACGTTGATGAAATCATGGACCCACGATGTTCCCACTGTCTGTGGACTTGTGTACTTAGAAGAGTGTTTGGTGAAAGTGTATTGTGCAGCTTTTACAGATGTGTGTATGTTGTCGATGTACAGATGTGTGCCAGTATATTggatgtatgtgcatatgtactTGAGCTGgcaaataagatatttcatagagAAAATGAAGCATTTGTGCTtgccctcctctcccctcccccagtctAACCCTATTAATAACCATTGACCCCCCACAGATCCTGGGAGACTTGAGTGTAGTTATTATTCTAGGATGCTTTCTGCAGCTTGACAGACCTCCTTTCCCCCTTGACTCCTTCCCATCTCCGGCCTGGGGCAGCCTCTTCCCTTCCCTGGGCCATGGTCATTAACTCAGGATTAAGCTATGCTCTCCAGCCCAGGAGATTGAGTCATGTCTCCCCGCTCTACAGCCCAGCAACCACTGGGGGAGGGAGTTTCTGGGGCTCTTTCCTTCTTCTGAGAGCTGCTAAGCAGCTGCCCCCTTCTTCCCAAGAGACCAGGGCTAGGTCTCAGCTGCAAGAGAGTGGGGAGCCTGGCCTCACACCCCTGGAGCAGGGTTGACAGCTGGATGGGGGTTGGGAGGGGGGAGCATTAATTGGTTAATAGGgatcccccttcccccatcaaCCATCGAGGAGGCATTGAAACCAGCTGCTCTGAGGGGTGGGAGCCAATTAATGTAGccacctcccctctccccttggtgatggtggggtgggggaggtggaGAAGGAGTCTTCACACAAGGGGAGAGGGTAGCCCAGACTGACAGGAGACCAGCGATGACTGGAAAGGCAGGCAAAAGACTGCTTTTGAAAGATACTAATACAGAgaggggatcacaaagagtcggaCAGGACTGAACCAATCAAACAATAATGAAGAGTGGAGAAAGCCCTGATATAGTAGGAATCTGAATTGGCACCTCCTGATCTCGGGACACTGCTTTCTCCAATTCCATGAGAAAccttttcttttatctgtaattattattcacattttaatgaTTTATAAATAATAGTAGTTGCATTTATTATATAACTCATCTTGTTATTcagttctttgtgaccccatggaccccAGCACTCCAGGCTTTTCTATCCTCCACTCAACTTCTATCCAAATTCATGTTAATTGTTTCTGTGACACTATCTATCTCATCTTCagccatccccttttccttttgccttcaatctttcccatcATCAGAGGCTTTTTCAATGAGTCTAGTCTTCTCATTAGGTGGCCAAAATATttcagcttcagcttcagtatttgaccttccaatgaaTAGTGTGAATTAATTTCTCttagtattgactgatttgatctccatgttgtccaagggactctcaaaagtcttctccagcaccacaattcaaaaaaGTCGATTCTGTGGCTTCTCGGTTCTTGAGCTGGCAAATAAGATAGGCTTACAAAGGCTTACGAAGCACTTTCCTTCTATTaactcatttgagcctcacaataattTTGTCCCTactttatggataaggaaactgaggaagacaaaggttcaatgacttgcccagttcacaagttagtgtctgaagcagaattccTGATTTCACATCTAGTTAAATACAAGAGCTATAATAGTGCTGGGAAACTGACCCTCAATTTGCAAACATCCCATTCATTGGCCTTATATTCATGACCATGGGGAGAAGACTAGACTTGGAAACAGAAAAAGAGGTAATGAGAGACTAAGggatgaagaagaggaagggaaatgatgtgtttaaaaaagatgagaaaggggAGAAGCCATGGGAtccagatagctccagaggagaaagtgagacgggtgacttagcatagcacctgcttacccaaatccaattcacttacttgtcatggcCTCCTTCaagagtggggggaaaaagggggcggctaggtggcacagtagatagagcactggccttggagtcaggagtacctgcattcaaatctggcctcaggcacttaataattacctagccatgtggccttgggcaaaccacttaaccccattgccttgcaaaaactttaaaaaaaaggagtgaaaaaacaaacaaacagcatTACAGCCAACAGTCTTTTGAGGTAGATATAtgattattctccccattttacagttgaggaaactgaggaaagaggttaagtgacttgtccagggtcacacagctgataagtctTTATGGACAAATTTGAATtcgagtctttctgactccaggaccaatccTCTGCACTTTGGTGCCACCTAGATGCTTCCTTGATAGCCCACTGCACTAGCTTTCTCCAGCACCCAACCAATATCCCTTTGCATAAGCTATGACCTCCTGTTTTTCTCCCCATCTTTCATGGAATCCTTAGCTTCTTCCAAGAGCAGCTCAAGTGCATCTCCTACTAGAGATGTTGACTGACAGCtaaatggctcagtgaatagaatgctagatctggaatcaggaagatctgagttttaattcaacctcagatactaactagttgtgtgatcctgagtaagtcacttcacctctgtctgcttcagtttccttatctgtaaaatgaaaaccaaaatagCATCCACCTCtctgagttgttgtgaggatcaaattaaataattgtaATGCACTCAGCACAGTACCTACACATAATAGGCATCATATAATGTTAGCTATTAACTGATCTCCCAAGACTCTTCCCCATGAAATCACTGTTTTTACTTGTATCCAACCTGCCACCACCCCCCCCactagaatgtaagatccttaagggcaaggactatttaatttttgtatttgtgtccccagcacaattaagtatctgaatcactgttttttttttgttagttcaAACCTATAATTTCATCAGGATAAAATAATTCACCAAGtagatatttaattaatttgttgacttgatttgaatTTGTCCATCATTGTGTAGCTAAGTGTTAATAGAATCCACTCAGTCCTTAGTTATTCATGATCCTAAAGTCCTTTTTGTACTAGAAAAGAGATTTGTAGGGACCCATAACTGTCATGAAGTATTTGAAGGCCTGTCATATGGAATAAGGCTAAAACTTAATCTGCATAGACCCACAAGGAGGAAAAAAGCAGTAGGAATGGGTAGAAATTACAAAGAGGCAAGCAGATCTAATGTAAGAAAAACTTTGCCAATAATTTGAGCCATCCAGAGGTAAGATGGGTGGCCACAGGAGGCAGTAATGGGCTTCCCTTCAGTGTAGAGGGTCTAAAAACAAAGGTTGGATGGCCACCTGGTGGGTATGTTGCAAAGGAATGTTTGTTCAAGGAGGAGTTGGATTAGCAAAGAATCTTtgaagtccattaagattgagaTTCTGTGACTTTTATAACTTGTGCTTTAGTCCTTGTTAGCTGTATGATTGGGGGGATTAACTAATAAGACCctcaatctcctcatttgtaaaatggtaatgGGAAATATTTACACTATTAAATCATAGATTATTATAAATTTCAAGTGAAAAAAGTGCTTTTGTaattctccccctctctctttctcatatatataaatatatgcaatatatatactTATGCATATATACTCacaaatgtaagctattatttagtgttcacatttttttcatttcatgctCAAAAACCTGCTCTCACTGCCCacccaaactccaaaattctgCTTCTTTCCCTGTAGGATActgcctctttctgtctcttatcttcctctgtctctcttttctcatctatttttatctatcacacacacacacacacacacacacacacaaacaatgtTTTACCTAGACTTTCTTTTAACAGGAATTCCTTTTTATTAGAATGGAAACAacattgggttcaaatctttctttcACATGTATGATCTgcatgaccctagacaagtcacttacttccttgaatatcattttcattatctttggAATGAGTAGATTGATCTGAGAACCATTCAAGATTATTGATCCTATGATTCCAAAGTGGTCAAGCAGGTTCTATTGAAAATCTCCAGGATCCTGGGGCAGTTCATTCTACTTTTAGAAGACCTCCACTAGCTAGGAAGTTGTTCTTTATGGAGAACCAAAATCTGCCTCTCTCAGACAGGGTTAACTTCATCTGAAGAATTGTTTTGGCTTCACTCCTAACCCTCTGTGATTACTATTCCACATTTTCAGCTTGGACTCCAGCCCAGGGCTCTCCTGCCATCTTTGGGCCTATCTTTGAGGACCAGCCTGTCAGCTCCTTGTTCCCTGAGGAATCATCAGAAGAAAAGATAGCCCTGGCCTGCCGTGCTCGGGCAAGCCCTCCAGCCTCATACAGGTGAGATTTCCTATTCCTGGACTTGAGTCAAGGTTAGATGCAGGAAATTGGCACATTCTCACCTTTAGAACCCATCTCAAACCATGTATGAGAGTTGATCTAAGTCCAAGTCACAGATCCCCTTGGAGACTACTTCAGAACCAACCTGTTCTCTAAAGTTGAAATAACCCCTGGCTCAGATCTAGATAcccatcccttctttttttccattgtcaATAGATGGAAGATGAATGGTACAGAGATGAAGCTGGAGCAGGATCCCCATTACCAGCTGGTTGGAGGCAACCTGGTCATCATGAACCCCACCAAGGTCAGGGATGCTGGTGTGTACCAGTGCCTAGCCTCCAACCCAGTGGGCACTGTGGTCAGCAGAGAAGCTGTGCTCCGCTTTGGCTGTAAGTCTTTGTTAGGGAAGGGGGACAAATTGCACTTAAAGAGGTGATGTGGGCATGGAACTACTTTGGCATGGATTGTACTTACTTGTTGGTCGAATCAGTTTTAGAAGGTAAAAAGTGACGGCAAGCTGCCCCCAAAATATCACATTGAGAAGAATAGAACATTTGACCTTGTATTCAGAAGAGATAGGTTTAAATCTTGATTCTGAGGCTAAATGTGTGCTCTTGAACAAGTTGATGAAactctctaagcctcaatttcctcatccgtagaatgggaataataaaaataacatctataACAAGGTTGTAATGAGGATAAAATTAGGTAATTGTATAAAGATATTGGCAAAccttaaaagtgctatataaaaactAGCTGATATTAAGGATGATTGTGACCTTGGAGTTAAGCACTGTCTTCTCTTTGGTGTTCAGTCTAGGCaaattcttctcccttcccccacctacAGGtgagaaaacctagatatggGGTTCAAGTCTAAACTAGTATCAGTCACAGGGAACATTCTTCTCTCTTCTAATTCTCACCAGGTGGAGAATGAGATCAGTCTTATccttgaaagaataaaatattaagttGTTAGTATCATTTTATATCTTTAGTACAaattagtatcttttttttcctctgaaaagcCTTAAGAGGGACCAAAAATATTCAGTGTCACATAGGTGATGACAGGGCCAAGATTTCTAATCAAGTTCTCTGACCCTAAATAACAATATtttgaatttggaactcaaaattttttaaagtaaatgtttaaaaaatgcttaaaggcaattggaaaatatttaatgaaataaatatttaaataataaataataatgtttttcctaCTGTACCCCACAGCTTTCCATTTTAAGGACACTAACAGGGACCGATTATTTAAGTTAGAGATCCTGAGCTCTGAGTCAGGGAAATATGGTATTGAGCCCTCTATTATTGCTTTCTAGTTTTGCAAGAATTCTCCAAGGAGGAAAGAGATCCCGTGAAAACTCATGAGGGCTGGGGGGTAATGTTGCCCTGCAACCCACCTGCTCACTACCCAGGTGAGTCATCCAATCATTCAGGTCTGAGACAAAGAACAACACCAGATACGTTAGTGAAACTCTAGTGCACTGACTGACATTCTTAGAAAGACTGTTGTGTGAGGAGGAAAGAAGTAGTAGAGCTTCAGACTTTCCCCTTGGGAGTATAGTTGCAGGTACCTGCAATTCTAGTGTCCCATGATGTGGTACAGTGGGTAGTTTTCTGGACTTAGCTAAggaaacctggatttgaatcttgcctcaggcTCTTAATATCcccataatttcttcatctgtaaaatagggatgatagtACCAACCTCACAAAGTTATTATAAGGAGCAGAAAAGACAATGTATGAAAAGcacatataaatgtcagctaataTAATTATGAATCACCATCTTCTCCATAAATTGATCTTCCATAATTGGATGTCACCTACCCTTCCATCCTTATCTCTCATTACTTCTCTCCATGAACTCTATACTCCAACCAAACTTGGCAACTTTCTGCATTACCACAACTGCCACCACTGCGGCCACCACTGCCATCACCACCCCCATGACCATCACCTAGAACACCATAGTTTTTCATCTCTCTGCCTTTGCTCATGCTACCCTTATTCCCAGAgtattctccctttcctctttgccTGCTGAATAGATCCTCTGCATGTCAATCAAATGCTACTTCCTCTAAGAAACCACCTTGAGACCTAATCAGTAACCCAACTTACCCACTTAGGATTCAATGTAGCAGGAAGTAGATAAAGGCTGAGCCGAGAGTCAGGATGTCCTTGAaaatgaccatgacatcaggtcaTGTGATGCCACaacatgaaagtgaattggatttaagtgagagaggtgtgtgcaaagtcaccagcctcactttctcctccagaaccatctgggtccagtgaccagatatagatcaggatgactggagatgaccttcagaatcaggacaacctgagtcatagtttgcctcagttttcccagctGTAAAACTGGGctgataataatacctatttcccaggattattgtgagggtCAAGCAATGTAAATCACTTAGTAGAATGCCTGGCACatgataggcatttaataaatgcttattcccttccttttcttaattttgtGTCATTATCCAAAACACACTGTGGTCTTCCATCACTGTGTCTTTGCTCCCACTCTTCCTTATTCTGGTCATGTGAGGTTCTAAAGGTAGAGTGTGTTTTGGTTTTATGTTTTGGAGATAGCTTTAAGCAACACTGGATTTGACATCAGAGGAGCTAGGTTCCAATCCTTGTCTGTTACTTTTGCTatgcaaattgaaacaaatcACTTTTCTATTCTGGTCCTTAGTTCCTTCAGCTATATAAAATGAGGGCTTGGGACAAGATGACCACTAGGGAGGGAACTTCCAGATCTAATCTAGGAAACCTGTGGGTTTCAGCACCTAGGACAGCTCCTAGTTTCCTGGTAAAGCTTTCTAAGTTACAATGAATTGAATTTCTGAATATAACCTCTCTAGGTGACTGAGCTCCCAAGAATAGCAACTGAATGACTCCTGTCCTCATAATTCCTCTCCCCCACCCAGGTGTTATATGTTGTGTGTCCAGAGAGAGACCCCTTAGGTCTGCTCAAGGTACACAACTCCCTCCCTATCTCCCCACCTCAGGTCTGTCTTACCGATGGCTTCTCAATGAATTCCCCAATTTCATCCCAACTGATGGGCGGCACTTTGTGTCCCAGACAACGGGAAACCTGTACATCGCCAGAACAAATGCTTCTGACCTGGGCAACTACTCCTGCCTGGCCACCAGTCACATGGACTTCATAACCAAGAGTGTCTTTAGCAAGTTTGCCCAACTCAACCTGGCTTCAGAAGGTCAGGCTCAGAGAACATGGCACTGAAGGAGAGGATGGGTTGTGGGAGGGGTAGGGAGAAACTGCAGAGCACAGAAAAGAGACTCTAGAGAGCAGACCAATCATCCCCTTGGCAAGGTCTGGCCCTTCCCTGCAGCTCCCTCCTTCCTCTGCTGGTACCAGAGAGAAAGTTCCCTGATTATCTTTGGCATATGTCCTACTGCCCTCTGGGAGAATTTAGACATAGACAGAGTGAGTAGGTAACTCTGAATAGAGTCCTTGGTTCCTTCTGGAAAGTGACTTAACTTTTGCCTAGGTGTTAAACTAGGTCACACAcgccaccccccccacacacacaccccactcacagaggaataaatgagataatatatgaaaagttcTTTGTACAGCATAAAGTCCcttataaattctagttattattattattgataatgataataataataaataatcctTTCAGCCTGTTTTCTAAGCACTGATGAGATCCAAAGCTGTTGGTTGAAGGGCTCATTTGCATCTCATTTGCATGGCTCCTCCCTCTAGACTCCCGTCCATCTTCACCCAGCATCAAGGCCAGATTTCCCTTGGAGACCTATGCACTGGTTGGACAGCAGGTCACCCTGGAGTGCTTTGCTTTTGGGAAGTGAGTAATGACAAAGGGGGTTGGAGTTTGCTGACAAAGTCCCCTCCCTCTAATCCTTAGGGTTCAGCATAATTTCCTTATTCCTTGTATCCGTCTTTTCTAAGCCATCAGTGCTCAGTGACACCTTAGCCTAAATTAGTCCCTCTGTTAGCTAGTGTCACCTTGGAAAGCTAGTGATTAGGGCCCTGAGGGACAAGATGAGAGTGAGGTGGCAGGAGATTGGAAAACATGTCGACCATGGAGTAATGTTGTGAAGGAGATcaccatggtggggggggggactgagTCTCAGTTGGAGTGTGGCAATGGAGGTAAATGTCACAAACCTACCTTTTGCCTAGGACTGTCTCTGACTCAGTGATAAGGAccaaggagggagaaggagagtggagaaagagggaagagaaaggagatgggcATTATTTGCACTAAAGCATCACCTCCTAGTCCTTCCCTTTCTGCCTGTTGTGCCTCCTGGATGTAGAGAATGAAAGATGCATCTTGATCTGCCCTCATCCCTCCTGCacccttttctctcctgagccccACCCCAGGCTCAGCatctctcctcccatctctttggCCTGAGGAATTTCTCCCCATCTCTTCAACCCTTGGTCCCAGGTTCCATAAGTCAGCCCTACAGAGAAACTAAGTAAAGGTAGAGGGATtgggaagcagagagagagaagaaaaggttcTTCTCAGTCCAGTTCCTAGTCCTGgcatttcctccccctccctttagCCCCGTCCCTCGGATCAAGTGGAAAAAACTGGATGACTCCCTGCCCCCACAATGGGCCACTGCTGAACCCACACTGCAGATCCCCAGCGTCAGCTTCGAGGATGAGGGCACCTATGAATGTGAAGCAGAGAACTCCAAAGGCCGGGACACTGTCAAAGGTCGAATCATTGTGCAGGGTAAGGGGCCAGGGGGCATTCCACATTACTCCAGATTTCTTCCTTCAGACATCAGGCTACAGCTGAGAGGTTGCTGATTGATTCCAGTCATCCTGAAGGAGTCTGTGCTCAGAGATAGGAGCTGGGACCATGATTGAGGAGAGGACAGAGCAGAGGGTTTTGTCTTATCAGCTGATATGACAGAGAAAGGAGCCCACAATGCATTAAGAGTGGGGCTCTATTATGTCAGGGGAAAAAGCTACATCTGTGCAGAATTGTTATAAGATAAGGTATGTAAATAGTGATTTGCAAATTATAAGctgctatataaatatcattgTATAGATAGAGGCattgtggctcagtggatggataGCTGAGCCTTGAAGCCAAGACAATGGGAGATCAAGCCCTATCCTGATACATACTGTCtgattgaccctgggcaagtcatttaacttctcaatgctaGTGCATGTTCTATAGTAGCTGCTTAATAGATGCTAATGACTGATGTCCTCGAAgctcttttataaatttataaaactataagtttcagagaaggtacTAACCTAGAGGTCCTTTGCTCACCAAGGAGTGCCTGATTCCAGTGAAATCATAAACCCCAATCCCAATGATCACAATTATGAATTTTGTTATGGATATAACTAAATACCAACTCTAAAAATGctacttcctccttccccctgtaGTCTGGTTGCCTTTTAATCCCTAATTATGCTACTGCTGCTTTCTGCTAACAAGCATGGACATGACAGTTCCAAAGTTATCCCCACAAAGCTCTCtcttgaggtaccatctcacctGTTCCTCCTACAGCTCAGCCCGAGTGGCTCAAGGTCATCTCAGACACCGAGGCTGACATTGGCTCCAACCTTCACTGGGGCTGTGCTGCTGCTGGCAAGCCAAGACCCACAATTCGGTGGCTCCGGAATGGGAATCCCCTCTCTGCCCAGGTAGGACTGCCAGAGATGGGGAGGCAGCTTGACTTGGAAGACTAGAGGCCAAAGAGGGTATCTCCATGAATCATATCCAAGACAGCCTTATCTACAGACAGGTTAAGCAGATGGGTTAAACCCCATCAAAGTGAGTGGTTGGAATACCATCAAACTTATGTTTTCCAGGCTTCAGAGTTTTACTGACATATAAACATTTGCCCCATTTCTTCAAGCTGGCTAATAACCATGAGCAAATGAATAGTCAAGAAGTCCATCCTatgataaagtagaaaaatgcctataattcattttatctatctgggcctcagtttcctcatctgtaaatttaattgaattatccTTATAGTTCTAAACTTTATGCCTTGATTCCTTAAAAGCCCAACCTAAAAATAGTACCTGATGCTATCTTCCAATGATTTCCATCACTGTTCTAAGATCTCATAAGTGTCTCAGCCCATGGTCTTCTTGTGGTTCTAACCATGTCTTCCTTCACTCCTGAATCTCTTCTCTTATTCTGATTTGTTGCACAGAACCGTGTGGACATTTCTGGTGGGGACCTGAAATTCTCCAAGTTGGTCCTGGAGGACTCTGGCATGTACCAATGTGTGGCAGAAAACAAGCATGGCACCATTTATGCCAGTGCTGAACTGGCAGTACAAGGTAAAAGCTACAACCTCTCAGTCCTACCCCTTTTACCTCGGGAAGAAGGAGATTTCATCATCCAAAAGAAGTTCaataacttttctaaagttcCACAGGCAACTTCAGGGACTAGAACTTCAGGAGCTGTGATTTCCCAAGATGGATAAGGCtcattaaatacttaaaatactgAACATTTTCTAAATTCTAACGCTTCTGaatggaagcatttttttttaaaaaaataaggtgaATAAAATAGGATGTTAGTAAAAATAGATTTCAACTAGTGTAATAGCTggtgggaaaagaaggaaattttcaCTCCTTCTACCACATAAATTTTATCAATTcttactttgcaaatattactaGTATCTTAGAAGCTCTGGTGTTTGTAGCCTATAAAGGGATTGATCAATTGGTGCCTTTATCCCTAATCTTCCATCCTCTAATCCAGTCTGCCTCTGAATCACCTTTTATTCAAATACTACCCCCCTTCAAGATCCAGCTAAAACCCTACCAccttcatgaagccttccttgacACCTAAGGTAAACAATGATCTCTCCTTTCCTTGAGCTTCCCTATAGCATTGAATAGTGATGAGTGAGAAATCCCAAATCTTCAAATTTGTAGGGATCCTCAGAGAGATCATGGGGTCCAATTTGTATCTGACTGAGAAGCATTCTAACAAGTGCTCAACCAACTGTCACTAGAATATCTCAAGTGACAGGATCCTCATTACCTCCCAAGGCAGCCCATCCCACTTTTGGATAGCTTTAGTTAGGAAGCTTGTTCTTATAttaagaattgaattaaattcccTGCTCTTAAGTAGTTGTCACCATAAGAGCTCTTACTATAaaaatctcctttttctttttcagcttttGCTCCTGATTTCCGTCTAAATCCAGTAAGACGTCTGATCCCAGCTGCTCGAGGTGGGGAAGTTATCATCCCATGCCAGCCCAAGTCAGCTCCAAAGTCTATTGTGCTATGGAGCAAAGGGACTGAAATCTTAGCCAACAATAGCAGGTATGACCTTCCTGAactattcctcctcctctttcttcctcccagtttatcttcctcctccacttcctcttcttcctcacacctcttcttccttttctgcctccttatctttttcctcctccctcttcttagGAGCAAGTCCCCCCCTTTCAAACCTAGGATATCCTTAGGAGCAGACAAGTGTTagtcttctttattctttttccaacGCAGAGTGACCATTACTCCAGATGGTACTTTGATCCTTCGGAACATCAGTCGGTCAGATGAAGGAAAATACACCTGCTTTGCAGAGAATTTCATGGGCAAAGCCAACAGCACTGGCATCCTCTCTGTCCGAGGTAGGGAACCACAAGGAAAGCCAGGAAGGAGGGAAATCTCTGCTACTCTGTTAAAGTGGTGATCAccagttcaattcaattaaataaacattataaGGTACTAACAACTTAGT from Macrotis lagotis isolate mMagLag1 chromosome 2, bilby.v1.9.chrom.fasta, whole genome shotgun sequence includes these protein-coding regions:
- the CNTN2 gene encoding contactin-2 isoform X3, encoding MQRASAKERVKSPSPPLVPSPLLSLAKVFYTPNSSSLNLRLAMGIPEKLLMASLAMLSFSAWTPAQGSPAIFGPIFEDQPVSSLFPEESSEEKIALACRARASPPASYRWKMNGTEMKLEQDPHYQLVGGNLVIMNPTKVRDAGVYQCLASNPVGTVVSREAVLRFGFLQEFSKEERDPVKTHEGWGVMLPCNPPAHYPGLSYRWLLNEFPNFIPTDGRHFVSQTTGNLYIARTNASDLGNYSCLATSHMDFITKSVFSKFAQLNLASEDSRPSSPSIKARFPLETYALVGQQVTLECFAFGNPVPRIKWKKLDDSLPPQWATAEPTLQIPSVSFEDEGTYECEAENSKGRDTVKGRIIVQAQPEWLKVISDTEADIGSNLHWGCAAAGKPRPTIRWLRNGNPLSAQNRVDISGGDLKFSKLVLEDSGMYQCVAENKHGTIYASAELAVQAFAPDFRLNPVRRLIPAARGGEVIIPCQPKSAPKSIVLWSKGTEILANNSRVTITPDGTLILRNISRSDEGKYTCFAENFMGKANSTGILSVRDATKITLAPSSADINLGENLTLQCHASHDPTMDLTFTWSLDGFPIDFDKSGGHYRRASSKETIGDLTILNAQLRHGGKYTCMAQTVVDSTSETATLLVRGPPGPPGGVVVRDISNTTIQLTWSRGFDNHSPIAKYILQARSLPDGKWKQVRTNPANIEGNAETAQVLGLTPWMDYEFRVLASNILGTGEPSGPSSKIRTKESAPTVAPSGLSGGGGAPGELIINWTPMLREYQNGEGFGYLLSFRRQGSSDWQRAKVSHADALHFVYRNESVRPYTPFEVKIRGYNHQGEGPESLTTVVYSAEEEPRVAPTKVKAKGSSSSEMDVMWDPVHQDDMNGVLLGYERYPTLHISG